gtaaaaggccccaccaccttttctacatagacacacagactttgtgttgGTTTTTGTTATGCATCTTTATGTGGGTTAGTTTCTCTGTGGTCATTGTTTCTGCCTACTGgtagttattttgcatctctctgacactattttgtgtctcttgtcagttatttatttgtcaccttgtggttgttttgtgtctttttgtggttatttgtgtgtctctgcagctcctttgcatctctctgtggtcattatGTAGTCATTTTAAGTCTATTTTTGGTGGGTACATATTAATTTGAACTCTTCATTTTCTTCTTAACAGCACTCCATTAAGCTCTCAATGGCACAAGGTGGGTCAGACATCATTCTCCCATCAACTAATGGCTACCACCGTCTCCAAAAGTCAACATCTCCAGCTTTGGGTCTTTAAAAGCCTTAAACTGAActatctgtagacaccctgtacaCTGCTTCACAATCTTGAATAAGAATGGAGTAAATGCAAAAGCCATGGGTGCTGCTGATTTGTTCAATAGGTTACATTTATCCAGGAAACTctaaataaatataatgaataaattCTTGTTATTTACCTTGGCGTGTTagtacattttcttttcttttttcagttcaAATTTTTCATTGATTTTGGTTAGGTAAGTACatgacagacaaacaaaaataaagctttgacaaacaaaaataagaatATAATACAAACAGGGTAACAGAAATTAATACAAGAGGGGGTATAGCACCAGTTCCAGTCGGCCAAAAGacaatcaaaataataaaattaaattagaataaataaacacaatgaaGTTTATAgtgataataatttaaaaaagcatgGTTAGAGGcagtttttttgtcatatagTTGAcccattcttttatttttgaggGGGGTTAgtactttttttcatttcaacactTTCTTCTGGAAATGCAGTATCACAGACAAACAATAATTAATGAAATTTTAGGTTATAAAGGATTTAAACTCCAAAGTAATCACCATAAAATGCACCAGAATCACTGTATACACTGTATATTACTATTACAACCAGTTCTTTTATTTTGGCAGGGAAGAGGACCGGAAGTTGCGTTTTATTTTGTAACCATGTTGACACAGCATACAGGAGTGGATCCAGAGTCGAGCACAGAGGAGGTCTGACAGGAACACGACTTTTCTTTGGTCAGCCGTGTTTTGGTGTTCACAACATGAGAACTACATGACAACTAAAATCGCACTGTAGCACGTGAGTGTTATGTTTATACGTGTTTTAATGGCGATAAATGTTTGATATATGTCTGTACTGTGGACCGTTTGATGTGTTACCTGCCACTATGTAACGTTAGCCCTccggatataatgactaaggcTTACAATTTGGTACAAATACCGTATTATTTACTATTATTAAACAACACTAAGGGTTTTTGGGAGCCTGTTTGTTTCAGCTCTGCTCACAGTGTCACCGTTACTTCCCTTACTGTAGCTATAACACACAGCTGATACTGTAACACAggtgacatttttaagacagattttttttttgtacattttaaggCTCAAACGCAGTCTGTTTCTATTTATAGCAGCCAGTCATGGATTCCGCATTTGCAAGGCACCGCTCGGAGCTGGTGGCCAGGGAGAGGAGCGGACACACGGCTGTGGCGGAGGAGAACTTGCTGTATGTGTGGGGAGGTTACAtggtgaggaaaacaaacacacaaacattaccAAACCAGCCGTTAAACGTGTTTCCCATTTCCTTTAAACGAAATTGAGCACAGGTAGCACACTTATGGTTTAAAACACGTTTTCAGATCATaccctaataataaacatgttttctccACAGTCAATTGCTGATGATGAAGTTTTCCTGCCCAATGATGAAATCTGGGTGTATGACTTACAACAAGGTGTATGGTAAGAATATGAAATAAATTCCAAATGTGCCTGtttggttaaaacaaatatattattcaCACATTGAtgcttaaaggtctagtgtgcaggatttagtggcatcaagcAGTGAGTTTGCAACATTGCAGCCAACTtccaaacttctcccatgtgccaagccaGGCGCGTAAATATAGACATTGCAGGCAGTGCGGGTGCCCTGGAACTTGTGGGGTGGAGGGGTCTGTGGAGAGAgcggctggagcctatcccagcttacactgggcaagaggcggggtacaccctggacaggttgtcaGATGTCAgactatagccctttttagataggaattgtgcaaatttgcaggaaagcccaatcagtcttctttcagcattggcagtataaaaacaaaatcagggagtgcagcaaaatgccgtctacctacttttgtttatacagaatgcgccttattcggggcaatggggggcgtgagcaagtaacaaaacgtgtagctcagcgtgtgacgtaactAACGAAGccacagctggtcagtccttcggcgattctctcataagtcggcccgtcattcaccgttcctgtcatttgacggttaatggcctcttcgtttacGAGGACAAGGAGAGCGCgtaattccttgtctccccagttgctcatctttacagtgtctgtcaggtttgcgtttccctcttgctactagctgctcgctaattcctgcaatcagctgttttctgttggtccactgccagtgggtcaAATGTGCggagtcatcaacagctcctccccaagtcttcaacagcccctcccatggcGGAAGGtcacctcggtctgtttaaactaaaagggttccgccaatatgtttacccctacgcggcggaaaattgggcaccttggatcaactcgccaatccggctcaatgcatctaaacgctcgcagctgcACGCAGCTTGCCTGCAGGGGGCTCTAGTTTAGAAATGGTGCCATTTTTTATACatgtcctcaaaaaggcaaacacatCTAAGTCTACTAAggtttactttttaattttattttattttttaaaatagtcagtagctatctaaaacaaaatgttatgcTTTTTCTACATAaggtataaaatgtacaaataaactACAAAAACTGTTCAATTAAATGATTGATTTCTTACTgtctttgatattttttcagTTATGCAATGACTtagggtaatatgtatgttaatgttgTCTGATGTCAGGTCTCTATTTGTGGCAAGACAAGACATGCTCGATATCGTGCACcagggcccgtcataatagtgtgcactggggcccgttgtGACTTTCTTCGCCATTGTGCCAAGCGTAGAGTACTAGagtggctgatgcaaaagtGCCAATTGCTATatctacagccagtgtttgatttgtccattctgggctactgtagtaACAACATGGTGGCGTTCCTGAAAGAGGACCCGCTCAGTATGTAGACATACATGGCTTATTCTACGTTAatgaaaatacaatacaatacgatGCAATAcctagtttcaggtgattagaaaattataatatatagttatgaatattatattccattttgcACTGGAATTTACAACGGGATATTATGTAGCTCCTTCACGCAAAGAGTTGGTTTGCTTGGTTTTCCTGAGCCGTCCTTAAGGTATTGTGCATGTGGGGTCTATCGTCTGcctgtttttttgtgaacatggcataaatcctacacactggacctttatgacGCAGCCCAGTCATGTCACATTATCCTGTGTTTGGATTGACAGCTACTCGCCTGGAGCTTTCTGCTGTCTAGACGTTGTTGTAAATTGTGCCATGACATAGAGACTGTAAGAAGTTTGtccactattttttttatcttgcttTGAAGGGAAGTGTTTCACATGTCAGGGGAAGTCCCTCCTGCTATGTCTGGGACCTGTGGCTGCTCTGTGAACGGACACATGTACATATTTGGAGGTTGTGATGACGATGGACAGACCAATCAGGTGAGGCTGATAACTGAATTCATAtggtttttctgtttgtgtttttgtgtagttaaaaaaaaatactatgaACCCcgaagtatgtgtaaaatctCCTGTGGGGCGTGaatacacaatgaatgaatcaataaaCACACCTAAAGGTCACATCTTAGACTGAGCAGAGTTGACATGAAGAAGTGATCAGTGTTTGACTTCAAACAGATCTATTGTGTCAACCTGACAGACGGTAAATACACGTGGAAGAAGATCATACATGAGATCGGTTCCGCTCCCTCTCCTCGAGACAAACTGTCCTGCTGGGTTTACAATGGAAGGTAAGCACAATGAATCTTAACTGGCTGCTGTTTCCAGCACTTTGCTACAGCGTTGGTCCACTCTTTATAGGATCTGGTAGTGTGTTCTATGACTTTCGTTTTCATATTTTTAGCCCATGATATTTGTTGAATGCTACTGATGGTTTGGTGCGTGGGTTTATtttgataaaagaaaaagagaggctGTCggcacactgacattttcaagCAGTTAACCCGACATTGCAGGTCAAAACGTAACATGGGAGCTTGACAATTTCAGCATGCAGGcagcctctcctctccctctgttgcTTTTTCTGTCTGGGGTTGGATGTGCTCACCAATGATTGTATTCTGTTATCATATATTCTACATTCAGTAAATTATaacacataatcttcaactgaATTTGTTTTTCTATTTGAGTTGCAATGACTACATTTCCAAATGGTACTTTGTAGGTTTTAACcttgttttaaaggaacagtgtgtaagattaaaGGGGATTTCGTGGCATCTAGCCATGAAGATTGCGGATTCCACCAACCTTAGACTTCTTCAAGTTAGGATTCCTTGAGTGTTTTTGTTCAGGTTTTGACCAGGAGCTTAATTATCTGCAgagctctcttcctctccaaaagaaactGACCAGggttctcatttataaaacagtgtgtaggatccatactaaaaatgcaTGTCACAAAGGgtgtgtgccaaaaaatattcaacaatttctacaaccaggcttccacctcaccatctgcatcgccaAATGCCTGTCATAGAATATGTTcctaagcatgggtcaaagggCCTTGATTTGTGTGtacacaatgtttataaatgagaccccagatgaataaaagcagtaaaaacactgaataaatcacgttacaaatcagtgtttcctctatGCTGTTCAACACGTCGCAGAGGAGCCACCCACCCAgcgcctgctaatgtgtgcccACCTATTTTCTCTAATAacctaatgtgtgctcaccttttcatCAGTCCAGACGAGCCAAATTATCTGTAGTTGTCCtctcctttccaaaacaaacacagccagTGATTTCAACTGAtttaacactgaataaagcagtttcaaataACGAATAACAAATTTTCTGACGCTTTTTGGCGCGTCAGAGATGGGCGGCACACTCACCaaatgctaatgtgtgctcaccttttgtcTCTGTTAaattaagatccagacattcaggaggttttttccaggagccaaattatctgcagaggtgtcgtcctctccaaaacaaacagacccggtgatTTTAACCactaaaaacattgaataaacagtgtctcattaaaaaaaaacagtgtttttttctaatgCTTGTTGTGGATGagcacaaatggccctatcaagagccaatgtttggtttgtctcttctgggctactgtagaaactaCTCTAGCTACTCTCTGGTGATCTGcaccctatgtagatataaatggctcattctaaggaaaCAAAAACCTGATGTTAATttacaggtgattatacactaaagaaaacatatgtaTTGTATCATATTCCActtctgctaatatatccctttaaatcctgcacactggaccatTAAAATCTACctgcaaagaaaaacacatcctAAACCACATGGCTTTACATCTGCTTGTGATTAATTGCGTTGTgaaatggaaataaaagctaATTGTTTACCAGCTAAATCTACAGTCTTCGCTTGCATGACAGTAACTGTGATAATCTTTGTTTAATATTCTCCAGGATCATCTACTTTGGAGGATATGGTCACAAACTACTGAACAATATTGACAGCAGGAGAAGAAGCTTCATTGTAGATGAAACATCATGGgtaatgtttttattgactaTAAGTTTGTCACAGGTGTCCGTACATGTTTGCTATCCCAAGAGTGCAGCTTAGGAACTGAACTTTATAGAAACACATATTTGGTAGTTCGAGGCATCTGAGTTCTAAAATGCATCATGCCTTCATATAAATGAGAATCATGTTATGTTAAAATTTTGTTTTCAGGTGGGGGATCTCTTCTGGGGATGGAACAATGAGGTTCATATATTCGACCCTACAGAAGTCAGTTGGAGTGAACCACAAACCCATGTAAGCCAGTTAAGAGTGTGATTCTTGGAAATCTATGAAGACAATTTCAAAATTCTCAGttgattttacagtttttgtggttttgttttgggATTCATTTGCAGGGCCGTGCTCCAGCCCCCAGGGCCGCCCATGCCAGTGCCACAATGGGATGCAGAGGATACATTTGTGGAGGCAGAGTCATGGTGAGAGCTCAACGTGGTTGTCAGTTCATCTCACATTCGAAGATGATAGCAGTCTGCCATTAGTAACTCGAGCTCCTCTTCTTTCAAATGCAGGAAACCAGGACGAATGACATTCACTGCCTAGACTTTCAATCATGGACGTGGTCAGAAATGTATGTACAAATGgcttttatttcaacataatcATTCATATTTAAAGCAGCCTAATTATAGACTgtttataaagatggatgatgcgtctccacctcctcccactgtacaaaaatgaagccaaaatgtccCAGAAACtggtgctgccatcttgtgctggtggTGTTATTGGAGCCTGGTTTGCACAACTGTGACCGGCTGGTGGAGGCGCTGTAAGAGGTTCAGACTATACACCCAACTCAATTGCGAGTCaattaaggatagaccgatacatcggccagccgatatatcgggccgatatttgagttttttacttgtatcggcatcggctgATACGCgtgtgggttcgcggatttatttttccctggcactttttttcatttgaaagtatgtggttaagttgaacaaagctgttgaatcctactgtgtacagtagttgttgttttatttatgcttcagcttaaatgtttgtttattttataaagacattactgaaagatttaagagcactgaactcttttttttatttgaatgtataataataataataataataataataataataatattctacctgttctacctcaactttccatcttgttttagtattttttactgttcaataaatgtttcttattttaaacttgagacctgtaatatttgttatcattgtgtcatttttttgatgtaaattgagggagcaaaagcagtatcggccccaaatatcggctcaagaaagtcggcagtccataatcggtcatcggctaagggtgatgaaaaaaaatcggtatcggcatcggccctaaaaaatccatctCAGTCTATCCCTAGAGTCAATAGCTCTTTGACACAGAGATCCCGCGATAGGGCCACAGCGAAGATCCTTTATGCAGCCTTTGCTTTTTTgtacagaaccaaacaatgggGGCATAATGctgccccagtgtgtgattttctACAGCAAGAGGCGTGATGGGCATGACaagtaacacaacagcgtcggccTCTTGTGTGACATACAACAATGCATCGGCAGCACTTTCTAATCAATagcaatggcataacatggcaataacaatcattcaCTGTCCCTGTGTTATGGCAGTTGATCTCATCCTTTGCTCGGAGGGAAGGAGCTCCCTGACCTCATTGTCTCCCcaatttgctgacatttttggTTGCTGTTCTTCATcttcgagttagctgctaactgctgccaGCTGCTATTTAAATCTCTTGGCCGTGGGTTACACACATAACACCATGTCAAAGTGTGGTACCAGtcctgtcctgctggctgtcccttttacacagatatCGATTCAGTGCCATTACTACCTCTGCTGCCTGCTTAAAGGCGAGACGACTCTGTCTCCCCTATTCCATGATTGTACTTTTTATACAGAGCTGTGAGGCAGAATAACGGCACAGCATTCCCGCCTTGACCAGGCAGTTAAAAGGGGCTATCAGAGCTCACAATCCAATCATAATGCCACACCCCCCTTGTATAGCATCCAACAACTAATtgaaaccaaacttatcagaaaaaaaccCACTTCAGCATATATCAGCgagataagaactacctaaaatgacagaaaccatcaatgggaaaaaattatttgacgTGTTCTTTGAGTTTTGTAGTtgggcccatgtcccatccgctAACATAAATCGAAATGTTCTGGCTTTACTTTTGAGGAGCTGTCGCTTTCTTgccatccatctttatatacagtctatgggccTTATCTTTTGCAGGGTTTGTGTTTTACAGCATTGTGCAAAATATGTTTTCCAGAATCCCAACGTCCACCTCTCCAGTGGGCAGATCATGGCATACGCTCACAGCAGTATCAGACAACACCTTGTTCCTGTTTGGAGGCCTCAGTGTAGACTGCAAACCAATGAGTAAGAAAATGTACCCAAaatgtacttcttttctttgttcctgtggtcattttatgttcTTTTACTGTTTTCTCATCAATAACATTTTTCTCTCAATCAGGTGATGGGTGGTTGCTGGATGTGGAGTCAAAGAATTGGCGAGAAGTTGAACATCCTTATAAGGATAAGCCAAGGTAGTGATTTATGAATATTTGAAAAATGTAGGTTAGGGGTTACAAGTTACAGAGTCTACATTTATTACTCTGTTCAAGCATTAGAGAGTGTTACTGTGAATTGTAAGCAGATTTTAAATAGCATCCTTTCTCCCACCTAAGGTTGTGGCACACAGCAAGTCTAAGCAAAGACTGTGATGTGATTGTGTTTGGTGGAAGTTGTGACTACATCCTCCTTGTCGACACTGTAAGTATCGCAGAGACACTTCAGAACAGGTCTGCCCAAAGTGGAGCTAGTGGGCCAGAGTTGGCTCGTCATAAGTTTCGATTTGCCACATGTTTCTAGCAAAAgcattcaatttaatttaaaaatcataTTACTGTTTTTGCGTAGTAATAGTAGTAATCGTTTTCACAGTCTGAGCATGGTGGGCAGAGTGACACTTTGCACAGGACGTCAGTTTGACATGAGTTAGGCAAGAAATAAATGAAGAGGCAGAgagtcggcttggtgtgtcagagccGTAACAATACAATAGGTGTTTGCTTTAGGCCTGTTGCCCACCATTAAGTTTTAGTTTTGGCCCTCCAAGGGAAAAACTTGGGCACCCCTGCTTTAAAAGCCAAAAGAGATATGTGATATTATTTT
This Epinephelus lanceolatus isolate andai-2023 chromosome 15, ASM4190304v1, whole genome shotgun sequence DNA region includes the following protein-coding sequences:
- the LOC117267647 gene encoding kelch domain-containing protein 1 codes for the protein MDSAFARHRSELVARERSGHTAVAEENLLYVWGGYMSIADDEVFLPNDEIWVYDLQQGVWEVFHMSGEVPPAMSGTCGCSVNGHMYIFGGCDDDGQTNQIYCVNLTDGKYTWKKIIHEIGSAPSPRDKLSCWVYNGRIIYFGGYGHKLLNNIDSRRRSFIVDETSWVGDLFWGWNNEVHIFDPTEVSWSEPQTHGRAPAPRAAHASATMGCRGYICGGRVMETRTNDIHCLDFQSWTWSEIIPTSTSPVGRSWHTLTAVSDNTLFLFGGLSVDCKPMSDGWLLDVESKNWREVEHPYKDKPRLWHTASLSKDCDVIVFGGSCDYILLVDTGHCNDALVFQTQPYPLFRICEDYIAKNVRNSEMLRNQLPLLPPKLLTAVQRRMSYYRPSKKQKY